A portion of the Rhodococcus pseudokoreensis genome contains these proteins:
- a CDS encoding LLM class flavin-dependent oxidoreductase, whose amino-acid sequence MSRQVHLNVNILNAGVFGGSWRFPGTDPLAAFGLDHYIDIARKAEAARLDAIFLADGPAIREDLRYRPFNSLEPSVVLAAVAAATSAIGLIGTLSSTYNDPYDVARRFATLDQLSGGRSGWNVVTTAGKESARNFGFDDEPDHAERYARAAEFVEVVRKLWNSWEPDALVGDKPARRFADPDKIHRTDHHGPHFDVAGPLNVPRSPQGEPVVVQAGASTDGRALAAQVGEIIFTAAQTEQEAAEYYRDVKARAVGYGRSAEDVVVLPGLSTVIGSTEAEAQRRRDLLAELVPPEYALTRLAGQLGVPEDALVLDGPLPWHLLTDADEAGGSQTFYKIAVGLAQRENLTVRQLLRRLGGGAGHRIVTGTPEQIADAILVWVDKGVADGFNLMPDVLPSGFDDFVDHVVPILQRRGRFRTEYETTTLRGHLGLKIPAHTVPTSTDRVVA is encoded by the coding sequence GTGAGCAGGCAGGTCCACCTCAACGTCAACATTCTCAACGCCGGCGTCTTCGGTGGATCCTGGAGATTTCCGGGAACCGATCCGCTCGCCGCGTTCGGGCTCGACCACTACATCGATATCGCCCGGAAAGCGGAGGCGGCCAGGCTCGACGCGATCTTCCTCGCCGACGGCCCGGCGATCCGAGAAGACCTGCGCTACCGGCCGTTCAACAGCCTGGAACCGTCCGTCGTGCTGGCTGCGGTCGCCGCGGCGACGAGCGCGATCGGACTGATCGGCACCCTGTCCTCCACCTACAACGACCCGTACGACGTCGCCCGGCGTTTCGCCACGCTCGACCAGCTCAGTGGCGGCCGGTCCGGCTGGAACGTGGTGACCACGGCGGGGAAGGAATCCGCGCGCAACTTCGGCTTCGACGACGAACCCGACCACGCCGAACGCTACGCCAGGGCGGCCGAGTTCGTCGAGGTGGTGCGCAAACTCTGGAACAGCTGGGAGCCCGACGCCCTGGTGGGCGACAAACCGGCACGGCGATTCGCCGATCCCGACAAGATTCACCGCACCGACCACCACGGACCTCACTTCGACGTCGCCGGGCCACTGAATGTGCCGCGCTCTCCGCAAGGGGAGCCGGTTGTGGTGCAGGCCGGCGCGTCGACGGACGGGCGGGCGCTCGCCGCCCAGGTCGGGGAGATCATCTTCACGGCCGCGCAGACGGAGCAGGAAGCGGCCGAGTACTACCGAGACGTCAAGGCCCGCGCGGTCGGATACGGGCGCAGCGCCGAGGACGTCGTGGTGCTGCCGGGCCTGTCGACCGTGATCGGCAGCACCGAGGCGGAGGCACAGCGACGCCGCGACCTGCTCGCCGAACTCGTGCCGCCCGAGTACGCGCTCACCCGCCTGGCCGGTCAGCTCGGGGTTCCCGAGGACGCGCTGGTACTCGACGGGCCCCTGCCCTGGCACCTGCTGACGGATGCGGACGAGGCCGGCGGCTCGCAGACGTTCTACAAGATCGCCGTCGGATTGGCGCAGCGCGAGAATCTGACAGTGCGCCAGTTGCTGCGCCGACTCGGCGGCGGCGCCGGGCACCGCATCGTCACCGGCACCCCGGAGCAGATCGCCGACGCGATCCTGGTCTGGGTGGACAAGGGCGTCGCCGACGGGTTCAACCTGATGCCCGACGTGCTGCCCAGCGGATTCGACGATTTCGTCGACCACGTCGTCCCGATCCTGCAGCGCCGCGGCCGGTTCCGCACCGAGTACGAGACGACGACCCTGCGCGGGCATCTGGGCCTGAAGATCCCGGCTCACACCGTCCCGACCTCGACGGACCGGGTGGTGGCGTGA
- a CDS encoding WhiB family transcriptional regulator, translating into MTTLQRHDTDLWQWRLSARCHEEDAEIFFPADAERRNARFEREDLAKEFCRGCAVTEECLAYALDTGQQHGVWGATTPGERLARLGR; encoded by the coding sequence GTGACAACACTGCAGCGCCACGACACGGATCTGTGGCAGTGGCGACTGTCCGCGCGTTGCCATGAAGAGGACGCGGAGATCTTCTTCCCGGCGGACGCTGAACGCAGGAACGCGCGCTTCGAGCGGGAAGATCTCGCCAAAGAGTTCTGCCGCGGCTGCGCGGTGACGGAGGAATGCCTGGCGTACGCCCTCGACACCGGCCAACAGCACGGAGTCTGGGGTGCGACGACGCCGGGTGAACGGCTCGCACGACTCGGCCGCTGA
- a CDS encoding acyl-CoA dehydrogenase family protein — MTVGVTEPRTTVRGLDENRFREVLEFIASRAEYHDLTGEFPFDAFDALRRIGAQSLTVPERFGGGGAGIAEAVEVIERVGAADPSVGLILQWNYTNHLTLQRPENLWPDDLKTAVFRTAVTEGALINGLAVERELGSLSRGGVPATTATRLPDGSWRIDGEKAYGTGISGLHWFTVTATTTDPEPRVATFLFDRQATGWRVQQTWDHLGLRASDTQTVIFDNARIPHSRLVDLRDPNDGTGKVRSAGRQALPLLLAANYNGVSIATRDWLVRYLHTRVPTALGAPLATVPRFHDRVGEIEAQLQTSRALLRHAAAEVESDNALPALAKHVATTMAIRITESALDLTGNPGLSRSNPLERHHRNAMVGRIHFPQSDFVIANLGKSAISAGAPGEEEQ, encoded by the coding sequence ATGACTGTCGGAGTGACCGAACCCCGCACCACCGTGCGAGGACTCGACGAGAACCGATTTCGCGAGGTCCTCGAGTTCATCGCCTCCCGCGCCGAATACCACGACCTCACAGGCGAGTTCCCGTTCGACGCGTTCGACGCGTTGCGCCGGATCGGGGCGCAGTCGCTGACCGTGCCCGAGCGGTTCGGTGGGGGTGGAGCCGGGATCGCCGAGGCCGTCGAGGTGATCGAACGCGTCGGAGCCGCGGACCCGTCGGTGGGACTGATCCTGCAGTGGAACTACACCAACCACCTGACGCTCCAACGGCCCGAAAACCTCTGGCCGGACGACCTGAAGACTGCGGTGTTCCGTACCGCGGTCACCGAGGGCGCCCTCATCAACGGTCTCGCGGTGGAACGCGAACTGGGCAGTCTGTCCCGCGGCGGCGTCCCCGCCACCACCGCCACTCGCCTTCCCGACGGCAGCTGGCGCATCGACGGTGAGAAGGCGTACGGAACAGGCATCTCGGGGCTGCACTGGTTCACTGTCACCGCCACCACGACGGACCCGGAGCCCCGGGTGGCCACGTTTCTGTTCGATCGCCAGGCCACGGGTTGGCGGGTGCAGCAGACGTGGGACCACCTCGGGCTGCGCGCCTCGGACACGCAGACGGTGATCTTCGACAATGCCCGGATTCCGCACTCCCGGTTGGTGGATCTGCGCGACCCGAACGACGGCACCGGCAAGGTCCGCAGTGCGGGCAGACAGGCACTGCCCCTGCTCCTGGCCGCCAACTACAACGGGGTGTCGATCGCGACGAGGGACTGGCTGGTCCGATACCTCCACACCCGAGTGCCCACCGCGCTGGGCGCGCCGCTCGCGACGGTTCCGCGCTTCCACGACCGTGTCGGGGAGATCGAAGCGCAACTGCAGACCAGCCGTGCACTGCTCCGCCACGCGGCGGCGGAAGTGGAATCCGACAATGCCCTGCCCGCGTTGGCGAAGCACGTGGCGACGACCATGGCGATCCGGATCACCGAGTCCGCTCTCGACCTCACCGGAAACCCGGGACTCTCCCGCAGCAACCCACTCGAGCGACACCATCGCAATGCAATGGTCGGCCGGATTCATTTCCCGCAGAGCGACTTCGTCATTGCCAACCTCGGAAAGTCGGCCATTTCCGCAGGCGCGCCCGGCGAGGAGGAGCAGTGA
- a CDS encoding NtaA/DmoA family FMN-dependent monooxygenase (This protein belongs to a clade of FMN-dependent monooxygenases, within a broader family of flavin-dependent oxidoreductases, the luciferase-like monooxygenase (LMM) family, some of whose members use coenzyme F420 rather than FMN.) gives MSSQLHLNISLLTPGHFRGSWRVEGNNPGDFVDPVHFRRLIRIAERGHLDAVFVGDSPALSSDIHHAPGLGLDPVVMLADAAAGTEHIGVIATGSSTYNDPYNLARRYLSLDHLTGGRAGWNVVTTQHPAASANFGYSEPPDKDERYRRADEFVDVVTKLWGGWEPGAIIGDAESGQFADPDRITPPDHRGPILSVAGPLPLPCSPQGRPLIVQAGASEGGLALAGKYADLVFSAAQTVDVARNLRTDIRGRAAANGRDPDRVKVSTGLITVVGGTESEARRREEELRETIPLEPALRQLAGQLGLDPGRLRLDTVISADDLPGTASSLPRSAGFFASTRALLAGAPLTARQLIHKFAGGAGHQLAVGTGEQIADRIEAWFRSGATDGFTIMPGEVGTGLEAFVEQVVPHLVSRGLFRPEYTHRTLRGNLGLDVTETADRTRKESFT, from the coding sequence ATGAGTTCGCAACTGCACCTGAATATTTCACTTCTCACACCCGGGCACTTCCGCGGTTCCTGGCGGGTGGAGGGCAACAACCCCGGCGATTTCGTGGATCCGGTGCACTTCCGTCGCCTCATCCGGATCGCCGAGCGCGGACACCTCGACGCCGTCTTCGTCGGTGACAGTCCCGCGTTGTCCTCGGACATTCACCACGCTCCCGGTCTCGGTCTCGACCCCGTGGTCATGCTGGCCGATGCAGCCGCGGGAACGGAACACATCGGGGTGATCGCGACGGGATCGTCCACCTACAACGACCCCTACAACCTGGCTAGGCGATACCTGTCGCTCGACCATCTCACGGGCGGTCGGGCCGGCTGGAACGTGGTCACCACGCAGCATCCGGCGGCGTCCGCCAACTTCGGGTACTCGGAGCCCCCGGACAAGGACGAAAGATATCGCAGAGCAGACGAATTCGTCGACGTCGTGACCAAGCTCTGGGGCGGGTGGGAACCCGGCGCGATCATCGGGGACGCCGAGAGCGGGCAGTTCGCCGACCCGGACAGGATCACGCCTCCCGACCATCGTGGTCCGATCCTGTCGGTCGCGGGCCCGTTGCCGCTGCCGTGCTCACCCCAGGGCAGGCCGCTGATCGTGCAGGCAGGTGCGTCGGAAGGCGGCCTCGCTCTGGCGGGAAAGTATGCGGATCTCGTGTTCTCGGCCGCACAGACCGTCGACGTCGCGAGGAACCTCAGGACCGACATCCGCGGCAGGGCGGCGGCGAACGGGCGTGATCCCGACCGGGTCAAGGTCTCGACCGGTCTCATCACCGTCGTCGGCGGTACCGAATCCGAGGCCCGGCGGCGTGAGGAGGAACTGCGCGAGACCATTCCGCTCGAGCCGGCGTTGCGGCAGCTCGCGGGACAACTCGGTCTCGACCCCGGGCGCCTCCGGCTCGACACGGTGATCAGTGCCGACGACCTTCCGGGCACCGCGTCTTCGCTGCCCCGCTCGGCCGGATTCTTCGCGAGCACACGTGCACTGCTCGCCGGCGCACCGCTCACCGCGCGGCAGCTGATCCACAAGTTCGCAGGAGGAGCGGGGCACCAGTTGGCGGTCGGGACCGGCGAACAGATCGCGGACCGGATCGAAGCGTGGTTCCGCAGCGGCGCCACCGACGGCTTCACGATCATGCCGGGGGAGGTGGGCACCGGCCTCGAGGCGTTCGTCGAACAGGTGGTCCCGCATCTGGTGAGCCGCGGACTCTTCCGCCCCGAGTACACCCACCGCACTTTGCGAGGCAATCTCGGCCTCGATGTGACCGAGACTGCCGACCGCACCAGGAAGGAAAGCTTCACATGA
- a CDS encoding NtaA/DmoA family FMN-dependent monooxygenase (This protein belongs to a clade of FMN-dependent monooxygenases, within a broader family of flavin-dependent oxidoreductases, the luciferase-like monooxygenase (LMM) family, some of whose members use coenzyme F420 rather than FMN.), producing MGGADGRSLHFLVNVGSAGYHPAAWLDPALAPESFISLDHYRRVAAVAERGLLDGLLFPDIPVQQPSIARGPAATLDPILLTSALAVSTERVGLIPTATSTLNLPYNLARRILSLDHVSGGRAGWNVVTTFEPNAARNFGIDHLPERDERYRRAAEYVDLTKKLWDSWEDDALIGDQASARFADPHKVHAVDHRGEFFTVAGPLNVTRSPQGRPVLVQAGSSAQGKAFAAAHAEAIYATQFGLGPAQQFAREIRAAAAADGRDPTQIRILPGLVPVVAGTTAEASAKFDTLQSRLHPDSAPVRALSRWLGYPDTDLELDAPIPERLLTLPGNRIGPQGFFASLTRYAADSGHTVRQLLSEFLGGHRVVVGTPEQVADHVETWWRSGAVDGFTVIPAVLPSYLEDFVDHVVPILQARGLFRTDYAGHTLRSHLGLREPINTFARR from the coding sequence ATGGGCGGAGCCGATGGTCGCTCGCTGCACTTCCTCGTCAACGTCGGAAGTGCCGGATATCACCCGGCCGCCTGGCTGGATCCCGCGCTGGCGCCGGAGTCGTTCATCAGTCTCGACCACTACCGCCGGGTGGCCGCCGTGGCGGAGCGCGGACTCCTCGACGGATTGCTGTTCCCGGACATCCCGGTTCAGCAGCCGAGTATCGCCCGCGGTCCCGCGGCCACACTGGACCCGATCCTGCTCACGAGCGCTCTGGCCGTGTCGACCGAACGGGTCGGGCTGATCCCGACCGCCACGTCGACACTGAATCTGCCGTACAACCTGGCGCGCAGAATCCTCTCGCTCGACCATGTCAGCGGCGGCCGGGCCGGGTGGAACGTGGTCACCACGTTCGAGCCGAACGCCGCCCGCAACTTCGGCATCGACCACCTACCCGAGCGCGACGAACGCTACCGGCGTGCCGCCGAGTACGTCGACCTGACCAAGAAGCTCTGGGACAGCTGGGAAGACGACGCACTGATCGGCGACCAGGCGTCGGCGCGATTCGCCGACCCACACAAGGTGCACGCCGTGGATCATCGCGGTGAGTTCTTCACCGTGGCCGGGCCCCTGAACGTCACCCGGTCCCCGCAGGGCCGACCCGTCCTGGTGCAGGCGGGATCGTCCGCCCAGGGCAAAGCCTTCGCGGCGGCCCACGCGGAGGCGATCTATGCCACCCAGTTCGGGCTGGGGCCGGCACAGCAGTTCGCCCGGGAGATCCGGGCCGCCGCGGCCGCAGACGGTCGCGACCCCACCCAGATCCGAATCCTGCCCGGACTCGTCCCCGTCGTCGCCGGCACCACCGCGGAGGCGTCCGCCAAGTTCGACACCCTGCAGTCCCGCTTGCACCCGGACAGCGCCCCGGTGCGGGCACTCTCCCGGTGGCTGGGCTACCCGGACACGGACCTCGAGTTGGACGCACCGATCCCCGAGCGGCTGCTGACGTTGCCGGGGAACAGGATCGGACCACAGGGCTTCTTCGCGTCGCTGACCCGGTACGCCGCCGACAGCGGGCACACCGTCCGGCAACTCCTGTCCGAGTTCCTCGGCGGGCACCGCGTGGTGGTCGGTACGCCGGAGCAGGTGGCCGATCATGTCGAGACGTGGTGGCGGTCGGGCGCCGTCGACGGGTTCACCGTCATCCCGGCCGTCCTGCCCTCGTATCTGGAGGATTTCGTCGACCACGTCGTCCCGATCCTCCAGGCCCGCGGACTCTTCCGCACCGATTACGCCGGCCACACACTCCGGAGCCACCTCGGTCTCCGCGAACCGATCAACACGTTTGCCCGCAGATGA
- a CDS encoding LysR family transcriptional regulator yields MYDIRRLILLRDLAEHTTMTAVSELHGITTSAVSQQLRILEDEVGAVLTRREGRVLRLTHAGRVLVDHTSRVVAALEEAESAVAATGESVTGVLTLATFQTALTRLALPVAARLGREHLGLRVRLIDAMPVNSVPAVRQQEVDLAITYTYSFRARDLPAGLASEFLFDDPLVLLAPTPLRERARQHGLGAVADVDWIAASDGAPSIVSVMFACRQAGFTPRIEHRCGSFTGMAEMVEAGFGVAVVPEMAVSEGHRHLIACPVANGARQIGVTYRQASIERPAVAAAIRALRMVAGPLQLAS; encoded by the coding sequence GTGTATGACATTCGACGGTTGATTCTGCTCCGCGACCTCGCCGAGCACACGACGATGACGGCTGTGTCCGAATTGCACGGGATCACCACGTCCGCGGTGTCCCAGCAGTTGAGGATCCTCGAGGACGAGGTCGGCGCCGTCCTGACCCGCAGAGAGGGGCGCGTGCTGCGTCTCACCCACGCGGGCCGGGTGCTGGTCGATCACACATCGAGAGTTGTTGCCGCACTGGAAGAGGCGGAGAGCGCGGTCGCGGCGACAGGAGAATCCGTCACCGGTGTGCTCACGCTGGCGACGTTCCAGACCGCCCTGACCCGGCTCGCGCTGCCGGTGGCCGCACGGCTGGGCCGAGAGCACCTCGGACTGCGGGTGCGGCTCATCGACGCGATGCCGGTCAACTCGGTTCCTGCCGTCCGGCAGCAGGAAGTCGATCTGGCGATCACCTACACCTATTCGTTCCGTGCCCGCGACCTTCCCGCCGGTCTCGCCTCGGAGTTCCTGTTCGACGACCCGTTGGTGCTGCTGGCTCCGACTCCGTTGCGGGAGCGCGCGAGGCAGCACGGGCTCGGCGCGGTCGCGGACGTGGATTGGATCGCCGCCTCCGACGGGGCTCCGTCCATCGTGTCGGTGATGTTCGCGTGCCGTCAGGCCGGGTTCACGCCCCGGATCGAGCATCGGTGCGGCAGCTTCACGGGGATGGCGGAAATGGTCGAGGCCGGGTTCGGGGTGGCCGTGGTTCCGGAAATGGCGGTCTCCGAGGGCCACCGGCACCTCATCGCGTGCCCGGTCGCCAACGGCGCGCGGCAGATCGGCGTCACGTACCGTCAGGCGTCGATCGAGCGCCCGGCGGTGGCCGCGGCCATCAGGGCGTTGCGGATGGTCGCGGGACCATTGCAGCTCGCGTCGTGA
- a CDS encoding aldo/keto reductase, protein MALQDFRVFGRTGVKISPLTLGTMNFGARGKTTHEDGIRVIRRALDAGINVVDTADTYSRGESEEIVGKALTGRRDDVFLASKFHNAVDDNPQHRGNSRRWITEAVEGSLRRLGTDYLDLYQVHRPESHTEIGETVGALDDLVRAGKIRYYGTSVFSPAELVETQWVADSRNLQRSSSEQVPYSLLIRGIERETLPIARKYGLGVITYGPLAAGWLSGKYRIGAPQPESHRAELIKGRFDIDAPANARKLAAADALAVLAEELGISLIQLSLAFVLAHPDVTSAIVGPRTIEHLDTYLDAVDVPLSGDVLDRIDEIVSPETVFTERDTGKIPEALARPELRRTPAA, encoded by the coding sequence ATGGCACTGCAGGACTTCCGCGTCTTCGGACGCACGGGTGTGAAGATCAGCCCGTTGACGCTGGGCACCATGAACTTCGGGGCCCGCGGCAAGACCACGCACGAGGACGGCATCCGGGTGATCCGCCGGGCGCTGGACGCGGGCATCAACGTCGTCGACACGGCAGACACCTATTCACGCGGTGAATCCGAGGAGATCGTCGGGAAGGCGTTGACGGGCCGCCGCGACGACGTGTTCCTGGCAAGCAAATTCCACAATGCCGTCGACGACAACCCACAGCACCGCGGCAATTCGCGTCGGTGGATCACCGAGGCCGTGGAGGGCAGTCTTCGGAGACTCGGCACCGACTACCTGGACCTGTACCAGGTCCACCGGCCCGAGTCGCACACCGAGATCGGCGAAACTGTCGGGGCACTCGACGATCTGGTCCGTGCCGGCAAGATTCGGTACTACGGAACCTCCGTGTTCTCGCCGGCCGAACTCGTCGAGACCCAGTGGGTTGCCGACTCCCGGAACCTGCAGCGCTCGTCGAGCGAGCAGGTGCCGTACTCGCTGCTGATCCGCGGCATCGAACGGGAAACTCTGCCGATCGCCCGCAAGTACGGGCTCGGCGTGATCACCTACGGTCCGCTCGCCGCGGGCTGGCTCAGCGGGAAGTACCGGATCGGTGCCCCGCAGCCGGAGTCGCATCGCGCCGAACTGATCAAGGGCCGCTTCGACATCGACGCACCCGCCAACGCCCGCAAGCTCGCGGCCGCGGACGCACTTGCCGTGCTGGCGGAAGAGCTGGGCATCAGTCTGATCCAACTGTCGCTGGCGTTCGTGCTCGCCCACCCCGATGTCACGTCCGCGATCGTCGGACCACGCACCATCGAGCACCTCGACACCTATCTGGATGCGGTCGATGTGCCGTTGTCCGGTGACGTGCTGGACAGGATCGACGAGATCGTCTCGCCAGAAACGGTGTTCACCGAACGCGACACCGGAAAGATTCCCGAGGCACTGGCCCGGCCGGAGCTGCGACGGACCCCCGCCGCGTAG
- a CDS encoding PLP-dependent cysteine synthase family protein, whose protein sequence is MTILDPPTVDAASLGVYDSITDAIGNTPLVRLNRVTDGISATVYAKLEFLNPGGSVKDRAALAMIRAAEESGELLPGGTVVEGTSGNTGVGLTLVAAARGYRSVVVVPDKTSTEKIALLRAHGAQVHVTPGGRPSHHPEFVRNVATRLAAEIPGGWLAGQYDNPANPDAHRTTTGPEIWRQTQGRVTHFVAGVGTGGTITGTGEFLTEVSGGAVQIVGADPETSVYGGGDGRAWYIESVGHFLHPQTETDEWPDSYHPDVVDRLERITDVEALTVLHRLAREEGLLVGGSAGTAVAAALRVARTLGPDDVVVVIVPDSGRAYLSKYFDNEWLGRLGFPLYHAASGPVVGDALGGRGIAPRTVPSTATVAEARDVLADTSALPVVLARPGAGPIVVAEILGSVGPETLSDAPDDDPVGVHVAQPLPVVGVTEEFPVAVRRIGEHRGPVVVAEAGRVVALADADHIRTAAGGNR, encoded by the coding sequence ATGACCATCCTCGATCCACCCACAGTCGATGCTGCGAGCCTCGGCGTCTACGACTCGATCACCGACGCCATCGGCAACACGCCGCTCGTTCGGTTGAACCGGGTAACCGACGGGATCTCCGCGACGGTGTATGCCAAGCTCGAGTTCCTCAATCCCGGCGGCAGTGTTAAGGACCGTGCCGCCCTGGCCATGATTCGCGCGGCGGAGGAATCGGGAGAGCTGCTACCCGGGGGCACCGTCGTGGAAGGCACGTCGGGCAACACCGGGGTCGGTTTGACGTTGGTCGCTGCCGCCCGGGGATACCGTTCGGTCGTCGTCGTGCCCGACAAGACCAGCACCGAGAAGATCGCGCTGCTGCGGGCGCACGGGGCGCAGGTGCATGTGACGCCCGGCGGACGGCCCAGTCATCATCCTGAATTCGTCCGCAACGTCGCCACTCGGCTCGCGGCGGAGATTCCCGGCGGCTGGCTCGCCGGTCAGTACGACAACCCGGCCAATCCGGACGCACACCGCACCACGACCGGACCAGAGATCTGGCGTCAGACCCAAGGCCGGGTCACCCATTTCGTGGCCGGAGTCGGAACCGGTGGGACCATCACGGGGACAGGGGAGTTCCTGACGGAGGTCTCCGGCGGCGCGGTGCAGATCGTCGGCGCGGATCCCGAAACCTCCGTGTACGGCGGGGGAGACGGACGGGCCTGGTACATCGAATCGGTAGGCCATTTCCTGCACCCGCAGACCGAGACAGACGAGTGGCCGGACTCCTATCACCCGGACGTCGTCGACCGACTCGAGCGGATCACGGACGTCGAGGCCCTCACGGTGCTGCACCGCCTCGCCCGGGAAGAAGGACTTCTCGTCGGGGGCTCCGCCGGTACCGCGGTCGCCGCCGCGCTGCGGGTCGCGCGGACTCTCGGCCCGGACGACGTTGTGGTCGTGATCGTCCCGGACTCGGGCCGGGCGTACCTGTCGAAGTACTTCGACAACGAGTGGCTGGGACGGCTGGGCTTCCCGCTGTACCACGCAGCGTCCGGACCCGTCGTGGGTGACGCACTGGGCGGCCGGGGAATCGCACCCCGGACGGTGCCGTCCACCGCGACCGTGGCCGAGGCCCGTGACGTGCTCGCGGACACCTCGGCGCTACCCGTGGTGCTGGCGCGCCCGGGTGCCGGTCCGATCGTGGTCGCGGAGATCCTGGGGTCCGTCGGTCCCGAGACGCTGTCGGACGCTCCGGACGACGACCCGGTCGGCGTGCACGTCGCTCAGCCGCTGCCCGTCGTCGGAGTCACCGAGGAATTTCCGGTGGCAGTGCGGCGAATCGGGGAACACCGGGGGCCGGTGGTCGTGGCCGAGGCCGGGCGGGTGGTCGCGCTCGCAGACGCCGACCACATCCGTACCGCTGCGGGCGGGAATCGTTAG
- a CDS encoding MFS transporter, which produces MLVCAAAGFTTLLDSAVLGIGLPAIRSSLDAGTADVQWILASYSLTFGLALVPAGRMGDLIGRRRLFLAGLSLFAVMGLVGALAAEPWTVVAARLGQGVGAGVVSSQVLGIISDRYSGPRRAKALAAYGTAGGLAGFIGPILGGVLLGIGGPEWGWRLLLVLNVPFAVVTVMLGALFLRRDSRSRSGATVDVVGLGLLAAATTLLLLPMVSHFGATRAVLSVSGSILVLGCFRWWERRYASRGGTPVLLPALMRARGYTLGTAVALFWFGALLAMNAVMSLYLIEGLGIAPLHAALVMSGSSVMMAVTSAVGWRVVARFGRAAVVGAIVAELFVVAGYVLAVTVLPRTSVLVVVAALAVLSGVASGFVDAPNRAMTLEHAPPGVSGVAVGFLQLSQRLSATVSLAAVPGLYLGVLSVDPGNYGRAMAAALAVCAGMLALSSACAVWDSRRRRV; this is translated from the coding sequence GTGCTCGTCTGCGCCGCCGCCGGCTTCACCACACTCCTCGACTCCGCTGTGCTGGGCATCGGGTTGCCGGCCATTCGGTCGTCCCTCGACGCGGGGACGGCGGACGTGCAGTGGATTCTGGCGAGTTACTCGCTGACCTTCGGTCTCGCGCTCGTCCCGGCGGGGCGGATGGGCGATCTGATCGGCCGGAGACGGCTGTTCCTCGCGGGGTTGAGCCTGTTCGCCGTCATGGGCCTGGTCGGGGCACTCGCCGCGGAGCCGTGGACCGTCGTCGCCGCCCGTCTCGGTCAGGGTGTGGGGGCAGGAGTCGTCAGCTCCCAGGTCCTCGGCATCATCTCCGACCGCTACTCCGGACCGCGTCGAGCCAAGGCTCTGGCGGCGTACGGAACGGCCGGAGGACTCGCCGGTTTCATCGGTCCGATCCTCGGTGGTGTGCTCCTCGGGATCGGCGGTCCCGAGTGGGGATGGCGGTTACTGCTCGTGCTGAACGTCCCGTTCGCGGTCGTGACGGTGATGCTCGGTGCGCTGTTCCTGCGCCGCGACAGCCGCTCCCGGTCGGGTGCGACCGTCGATGTCGTCGGTCTCGGGCTGCTCGCGGCTGCGACGACGCTTCTGCTGCTGCCCATGGTGTCGCACTTCGGGGCGACGCGAGCGGTGCTGTCGGTGTCGGGTTCGATCCTGGTCCTGGGGTGTTTCCGCTGGTGGGAACGGCGGTACGCGAGTCGCGGCGGCACGCCGGTGCTGTTGCCTGCATTGATGCGGGCACGTGGCTACACCCTGGGTACGGCGGTCGCGTTGTTCTGGTTCGGCGCCCTTCTGGCGATGAACGCCGTGATGAGCCTCTACCTGATCGAGGGACTCGGCATCGCACCGCTGCACGCGGCCTTGGTGATGTCGGGGAGTTCGGTGATGATGGCCGTGACGTCGGCAGTCGGCTGGCGGGTGGTCGCTCGGTTCGGTCGCGCCGCGGTGGTGGGTGCGATCGTCGCGGAACTCTTCGTGGTCGCCGGATACGTGCTCGCGGTCACGGTGCTGCCGCGGACGTCGGTCCTCGTGGTGGTCGCGGCCCTTGCCGTCCTGTCCGGGGTCGCAAGCGGATTCGTCGACGCCCCCAACCGTGCGATGACGCTCGAGCACGCGCCGCCCGGAGTGAGCGGCGTGGCCGTCGGATTCCTGCAGTTGTCGCAACGGTTGTCGGCGACGGTCAGCCTCGCCGCGGTGCCCGGCCTCTATCTCGGGGTCCTCTCGGTGGACCCCGGAAACTACGGCCGTGCGATGGCGGCGGCACTTGCCGTGTGCGCCGGAATGCTGGCGTTGTCGTCGGCATGTGCGGTCTGGGACAGCCGGCGGAGGCGGGTCTGA